In Megachile rotundata isolate GNS110a chromosome 10, iyMegRotu1, whole genome shotgun sequence, the sequence GTCATTgattaaaattgattgatttctattattgattgatattgattgatttcagttattgattaaaattgattgatttcgattattgattgatattaattgaTTTCAGTTATTGATCAAAATTGATTGATTTCTATTATTGATTGATATTGATTCATTTCAGTTATTgattaaaattgattgatttcTCTTATTGATGGATATTAAATGATTTCGATTATTGATTGATATTAAATGACTTCTATTATTGATTGATTTTGATTGATTTCAGTTATTgattaaaattgattgatttctattattgattgatattaattgatttcagttattgattaaaattaattgatttcAATTATTGATTTAAATTATTGGTTGATATTGATTGATTTAGTTATTGATTAAAACTGATTGATTTAAATTATTGATCGAAATTGATTGATTCAGTTATTgattaaaattgattgatttctattattgattgatattgattgatttcagttattgattaaaattgattgatttctattattgattgatattgattgatttcagttattgattaaaattaattgattttacttattgattaaaattgattgatttaaattattgtttgaAATTGATTGATTCCAgttattgattaaaattaattgattttagttattgattaaaattgatcgatttaaattattgtttgaAATTGATTGATTCCAGTTATTGATTAAAACTGATCGATTTTATACATTGACGAAAGATATTGACTAAAATTGTCGATCACAAAAACCGACTAAAATTATCGTTCATAACAACTCATTTCACCGTCGATTAAAGTGATAAGTTCAATTACCATCGCCATCAAAGCATCATCGAATACATTAAGAAAAATCCTCATTATGCAAAGCATGCAGTGATAATCTGATTACGAGTTTGTCTCTAAAACACCGGTGTGTCGCGAATCGTCGTTGTCGAAGCCGCATTACACGGAGCAGCTGTAATATCGCGATTTTTAATCATACACGATGTCGTGCATCATATATTATCGAGCTTGGAACAAGTATTATTTCGCTAATATTCGAACCATCCGGCCACTTAATGGTGAAATACGACTCGGTGCACGGGAGACAACTCTATACCGGGTGGTTTTCGGTACCTGTCGGCCACGGTACACTTTCGCCTTCCTTTTCTCGTCTCGTATtcaaaactaatttttaaaGTCACGTCGCACGAGCAAGACCGATTATTAGCGGGCCGGCTCGCAGGCTGGTTTTTTTCGCCCGGAATAATAAAACTACTTTGTCTCTCTTCGTAATAACCATCGGTTAGCCGTTCATGAAGACATAAATATTCGTCGATGTTTTGCTTGGGAATTAGCGCGCTAGCTCGATCGGTGATTCGTCTTTGTTTTATCGATTGCTCGCTGCTACAATGTATCCACCTAGCGATTAATTTCGCTCTTTCGATTTCTCTTTGCGTGCCGGTTCTTTTCGAGCAAACACAATCGGACTAATCGTCTCTACAGGACGATTCATTCTGTGAGAGGTCTAGGGGAGATTCTCATTCTGTAAGAAGTCTAGGGGAATTCTATAGTATTTCTAGGGAAAATCTAATaggtttttaaaaaaattttgaataactttTGGGGgaattatatacaatttctagGGATAATTTAATaggtttttaagaaaattatgaaCTTCTAGGGGAATTGACAATTTCTGGGGAAATTTGAAACAATAGCTAGGGAGATCCTAAACAATATCTAGTGGAATTCTATACAATTTCTAGGGATAATCTAATAGGTTTTTaagaaaattctaaacttctagGGGAATTAACAATTTCTGGGGAAATTTGAAACAATAGCTAGGGAGATCCTAAACAATATCTAGGGGAATTTTAAACAATATCTAGGGAGATATAATGCAATTTCTAGTGGGATATCAGGGAAGCTCAGTCTGCAGGAAATTCCTAGGGAATTTTTACAAGGCtgctaaattatttttctatggattctagggattttttagtgAGACCTTAGGAAATCCTCAAACTGAATTTCTAGGACAGAAAATTCATGTAGAAATTCTAGGGGATTCTAGGGAAATCAGGAAAACTTCTAAAAAGTTAATAAGAACATAGGAAGAACCTGGGGAGTATCTAGGGAgaatatctagggaatttctatTGAAAACCTGTAAATATTTCTGTGTATGTTCTAGGGAATTATTATCattaaatctagggaatttctacTGAAATTCAATAACGTTTTTATGTCCGTTCTAATTGATAacaagaatctagggaattcttaTTGAAAacctataaatatttttgtgtagGTTCTACGGAATTATTATCataaaatctagggaatttttattgaaaatctgtaaatatATCTGTGCAGGTTCTAGGAAATTATTGTcgcggaatctagggaatttctactgaaattttataatacaggTATTTTCATGTCCATTCTAATTGATAgcgaaaatctagggaatttctatCTAAAATCTGTAAATATCTCTGTTTAGGTTCTAGGGAATTATTAACGAGAATTGTAAGGAattaaatctagggaattttttattgTCCTACAATAATTCTAAAAGAAGTTTCCAGAATTCGTAACgtgaatctggggaatttctaAAGTAGAagtaaattctacaaaattctCAGTGGAAaccctagggaatttttagcAATATCCCAAGGAGCATTTAAGTaccataaaatttttgtaatccctaaaaattattaacgatATCTTAGAATTTCAAagagaaattcctaaattttataccaattcagaaaataatttagggaattacaGAGAAGAGCGAGAAGATTCGGTGAGAAAAAGTTCGGCCTTCCAGCTGTTCATCATCGTACCCGCTAAAAACAAACTCATCGCGCATAAATCACCGCGGCGATAAATCAATACGGCCGACAATTACGCGCGAATAATCCAGAAGCATCACGTGTAAGTAGACCGCGTGGTAGCACGAACGGTGTTGCTCCGTGTGTCACGTGGTTTCCTTCGCGATGCAGCGCACGCGCCCCGTCGTATCAATTATACTAGCCGGGGCCCCGAGAAAGGGCCCCCAAACAATTTCTGCCCTCGAAGATCGATAATGGTCGAGAGCCACGGAATATATCCGTGCGCGTGTGATCATCCTTCTTGTATCGTGACACGTACACGATAATGCCGGTCtgaaaatcgcaatcaaacgatacTTAGTCTCCTCGGAGATATAATATAAGCAGGGGCACACCGGTGATCATAGGCTAACGTACATTTAGGCAGATGCGACAGAAATTGAACGTCTCCCTTCGTCCTGTCGGATatcctcttcttcctcttcgtcgccgtcttcttcttcttttctgtCTTTTTCCTTGTGACTGCCCACTCGCATCGCGTGCGCATTGTTTCGCTGCTTTTGATGCTTCTTCCTTTCTTCGTTCATTTGCTTATTTTAGGTTCATTTTTTTGGAGGGGTTATTCGAAGTTTTATATAGGTGGATATCGGGGTTCagatggatttagagattcaggtggattttgaggtttagatggattcagagattcaggTGGAGTTAGAGGTTCAGATGGATTTAGAGGTTCAGATGGATTTAGAGGTTCagatggatttagagattcaggtGGATTTAGAGGTTCaggtggatttagagattcagatggatttagagattcaagtGGATTTAGAGGTTCATATAGATTTAGAGGTTCAGATGGATTTAGAGGTTCTGATGGATTCAAAGGTTCAGATGGATTTAGAGGTTCAGATGAATTTAGAGGTTCAGATGGATTCAGAAGTTCAGATGGATTTAGAGGTTCAGATGGATTTAGAGGTTCagatggatttagagattcaggtGGATTTAGAGGTTCaggtggatttagagattcagatGAATTTAGAGGTTCAGATGGATTCAGAAGTTCAGATGGATTTAGAGGTTCAGATGGATTTAGAGGTTCAGATGGATTTAGAGGTTCAAATGGATTTAGAGGTTCagatggatttagagattcaggtGGATTTAGAGGTTCAGATGGATTCAGAAGTTCAGATGGATTTAGAGGTTCAGATGGATTTAGAGGTTCagatggatttagagattcaggtGGATTTAGAGGTTCaggtggatttagagattcagatggatttagagattcaagtGGATTTAGAAGTTCATATAGATTTAGAGGTTCAGATGGATTTAGAGGTTCAGATGGATCTAGAGGTGCATTGAAATATGTAGATTCAGAGGTAGATGAGATAGTTAGATTCACATGATTAGGTTCAGAGGTAGATTCAGATATGTAGGTTCATAGATTAAGGTATTTTAATTCAGATTCAGAGATGGAGTAGATGAACTAGGTAGATTCACATGATCAGATTCAGAGGTAGATTCACATGATCAGATTCAGAGGTAGATTCACATGATCAGACTCAGAGGTAGATTCACATGATCAGATTCAGAGGTAGATGCAGATATGCAGTTAGGTTTATAAGTTGACATATTTTCATCCACATAGTTAGATTCACATGATCATATTCAGAGGTAGATGCAGATATGCAGTTAGGTTTATAAGTTGACATATTTTCAT encodes:
- the LOC143265301 gene encoding uncharacterized protein LOC143265301, with translation ISESTSEPNHVNLTISSTSESTYFNAPLDPSEPLNPSEPLNLYELLNPLESLNPSESLNPPEPLNPPESLNPSEPLNPSEPLNPSELLNPSEPLNPPESLNPSEPLNPFEPLNPSEPLNPSEPLNPSELLNPSEPLNSSESLNPPEPLNPPESLNPSEPLNPSEPLNPSELLNPSEPLNSSEPLNPSEPLNPSEPLNPSEPLNLYEPLNPLESLNPSESLNPPEPLNPPESLNPSEPLNPSEPLNPSEPLTPPESLNPSKPQNPPESLNPSEPRYPPI